DNA from Magnolia sinica isolate HGM2019 chromosome 19, MsV1, whole genome shotgun sequence:
CAACGGCAGCAGCTCATCTCCCAAACCCAACCCTAAAAAAGCTAATTTGATGGATCCTCATTCCATCAAACACCTTCTCGACGAATCCGTCTCCGAGGTTCCAAAACCCTAGACCTCCCCCCTATCTATCTATCTCGATCTCTCTCTTGCATTTCTAGGGTTTTCAGAGACTTTACATGAGGTTCTAACTCTTCTCTTCTTGCAGATCGTCACCGGCCGAGGATACACCGAAGACGTGCGTCTGAGCAACATCAGATTGCTTGTGGGAACGGTCATCATCGCCATTGCTCTCGTCGCGCAGTTCTACCGTAAGAAGTTCTCGGAAAACAAAGATTTCCTCATCGGATGCATCGCATTATATCCTTCAAAACCTAATTCTTGTACATCTCTCGGAGAAGAAATCATCTTCTTTTCAGTGTTTTTGCAGTGTAATCTATCTATtggaaattggattttttttttctttttaattttttttattgagaTCTTTGACTCCTTTTTGGCAAGTATATCGTCTTCAACGGATTGTTGCAGTTGATCATCTACAAAAAGGAGAAGAATGCAATCCTTTTCACTTATCCTCTTCCagtgacttcttcttcttcttcttcttcttttttcagattTTAGGAATACGTCAAATTTTTTCTTCTCTGTCTCTATatacacactatatatatatatatatatatatatatatatatatatatatatatattaacaattgGGAAATATGTAATTTGGGTTGGAATTATAGTAGCATTTTCACATGGGtagaccattcatctagtgggcgTTATCGCAGATGCTTGAAGCTGCAAAGTTACCTCTATTAGATAATTTTAGCCATTCAATAGTTGACTTTCAATTGGATGGGTAAAAGGAACATAAGAGAAGGCAAAGGGGCGATATGCAATAGGCAATTACCATTAATGAGGTGGACGTAATTGTTTGATGGGGTTTTGGTCCAtcacccatccatggtggggcccaccagatggaagcaTGTTCTGCTGAGCATTATGTGACTCCACCATTATCTTCTAATTCAATTACAAGATTGATAGAGTAGAACTTTGTTTGATGCAACTTATACAGTATTTAGCTATTATATAAAAACTAATGAAATCAACTTATTTTAAACACTTTGATTGTTGTCATAGCGGTAAGATTTCTAACACAGGTTCAAAGCGTCTAGTTGTGAAAGCTCCCATAGTTCATGCTCTAGTTAATGCTATTGGATTAGTGAGGCATGCTGAAAAGTCTTTAAGTTTTTGACAGAAAAATCATGTCAACTTGGGAAATTGGATGCCTGAATTTTGTAGACAAACTGATGGGTGGTGGTATAGAAATTTACAAAAAGCAAGGCTAGGAGGGTGATTGGCATCAATCAAGAAGATGGTTGTAGTGTTCAGATCAAGGAAAaattaattcaagagattcacaaaTTTTGGCTAACCTACACATTGGATGTCCAAGCCAACCCAACTCTGTAGAATCTAGCTTGTTTTCCTAGTTCTGATTGACAACAAAGCTTCTCAAGATGTGTTAAGACAAATGCAACTCCAAGAGCAACTGTATAAAGTATTACCTACTTGCCtccaacaacaacaaaacaaacTAGATTCCTTATCATATTAACCAACCAATAACCCAATGGGAACAATTTTACCGAAATCGTCGATCGTCCTATCTTTTCAATTATGAATCTTGCTATCtagattatgggtcatttgcaatCCAAATTGCTATTTCGACTGATCCACAAGTATGGTTCTATTCTATAATCTAGACTAGAATACCTTGTGATGTCGATCTATATTCACAGAGAAGAGATTTATACATTGATTTATGAAATAGaatgcatatataatattatgcatGGGGGCATTGTAATAATAATATTCCTTATTTCATGTATAAATTGCAGTATTGATTCTTGTATAAAACTATGCTATATACCGAGTTATGTGTTGGAGCCTGGAGCAACGcacatgatcctacccctagCGTACAACCATTGGAGGAAGTAGTGTACTGCTTGCTTGTTCTTGTACCATGTACCGAAATGAACCATGGTCCAACTAACACAGAGACACTTGAAACTAGGCCCAACAACTCAATAACTTGTATTAACATAAACTTGGTAATGACTTTTCAAAAGGGAGGTATATTGATTGTTTCAAGTTTTGTGATTTGGAAGAAATCCATTGTATTGACATACTTTTGTGTTTCGCTGTTTGGAGTGCATTGATTCTTGATGGAAGGTAGATTGTGAAGTAATAGATTTTTCTTTAATTGCTTAATTTTATTATGGATCAAACTCATGGTTTAAATGCTCAAACTTGTGCTTGATTCCATGCCGCCTCAAAACTTGATTCATTACTCAATTCAATTTCTTTCAAGCTTAAGAATTGTTAGTGTGACGTTGTTGCCTTTGCAAATTAGACAGAATGTTTGTAATCTATCTCTATGTGAATTAGCCATGGGTAAACAAAGTCTTTAGCCTAAAGGTGATATCTTGGAACTCCGGTGCAACTTGGTTATCAAGTCAATGAGACATTGTACACCTAAATTGTAACGAAATGGACAAGATtacacccacaagaatatttgaaTAGAGAGGGAGATatactttattgatatcaaacttcaTCTTACAATACTGAAGAAAATCTCACATATGGAAAATTTTGGAATGCCTACCTCCTACACCACCCCCTCTTTTATAGACCCTAAATGAATCTTCATTGAGAATTCCCCTAAACTAAGAGATTCATTTCAAACCAATCTAATCTACCCAAGATGGTTGGACTTGCGCTACCTCTACAACGAATCTTCTTCTTTAGCGGAAGCTGGTGGTGCAACCCTATGCATCAGCTCGGCACAACCTTTGTTGGGAGTCAACTGTAGATGATGTCTCTTTCGCTTGCACTTTTGTGGGTGCCAACTTATTTGTTATAACCTAAAAGTTCTTTGT
Protein-coding regions in this window:
- the LOC131235552 gene encoding signal peptidase complex subunit 2-like → MASNGSSSSPKPNPKKANLMDPHSIKHLLDESVSEIVTGRGYTEDVRLSNIRLLVGTVIIAIALVAQFYRKKFSENKDFLIGCIALYIVFNGLLQLIIYKKEKNAILFTYPLPGSFNSTGLVVSSKLPRFSDLYTLSVASADPKSVSGNKAVHFTKSVTKWFTCDGILVEGLFWKDVSKLIDDYSGDSRRNK